The genomic DNA ACCCTAATCGGAGGCTATGCCGGGTGAGCAATGCCGCCAGCCTGGCACGAGACTGTGCCGCCGCTGTCTGGGCCTCGGCCATCTCCTCCGCCCTGGCAGCCTGGAGTTGTGGCATGATTTCCTCGACGTTGCGGCGGATGCGTTGAAGTTGTTTTTGTTGACGCGCCCGTTTCAGATTGCGACGGCACGCTCGGCGCTTTTTGGCTGTGCTGATACCTTTCGTAGCCAACCCGCCGTGATACGACGGGCCGCTCTGCCGCAAATTCCACCACCGGAGGGCTTGGTCGGCGGTTTGCCACACGGTGGCGACCGATGCGCGGCAGCACCGACATTGAACCCCGAAGCGCCCGTCGTCCGCTCGTTTGACTTCCGCCTGGCTCGCGCAGAAGGGGCAGGTTTTAAGTTTGATCGCTGGTTGGTTGGTCGTGGCGGATTCGTTTGATGTGTTCATTACCCTCTATATACGCTGGCGTGGTGATGCAATCGGGCGCGTCAAGGGGGATCGTGCAGAAAGAAGACAGCGGACCTGCGTTGCCTGTTCTGCAAGAAGCATTTGTCGTGAACCACGC from Verrucomicrobiia bacterium includes the following:
- a CDS encoding Lar family restriction alleviation protein, with translation MNTSNESATTNQPAIKLKTCPFCASQAEVKRADDGRFGVQCRCCRASVATVWQTADQALRWWNLRQSGPSYHGGLATKGISTAKKRRACRRNLKRARQQKQLQRIRRNVEEIMPQLQAARAEEMAEAQTAAAQSRARLAALLTRHSLRLG